A single Terriglobales bacterium DNA region contains:
- a CDS encoding D-aminoacylase, which yields MPACDTLIRNVQILDGSGNEPQAGAVAIADGRIQGVGDLNGYSAADTLDGTGHVLAPGFIDVHTHDDLYVIRAPEMLPKLSQGVTTVIVGNCGISAAPVRLSRGFPDPMNLLGEEDAFRYPTFAQYASAITAANPTVNVAALVGHTALRNNHMDRLDRAATASEIAAMQEQLSEALDHGAIGLSTGLGYQSANSASVEEVQSLAEVLSGTRALYTTHLRSETDQVLPAMDEAFQIGRTAGVPVIVSHLKCAGIDNWGRSGEVLQSLESMRKHQSVGCDCYPYAASSSTLDLRQVDERVTITITWSKPHPEITGRSLAEIAKSWGVTQLEAARRLQPAGAIYHSISEDDMRAILRHPGTMIGSDGLPNDPLPHPRLWGTFPRVLGPYSRELGLFSLGEAVRKMTSLPAKTLGLRNRGYIRDGYWADLVLFDADGIRDTATFTDPVRPSVGIEAVWVNGVLSYREGSCTGQRGGQFLSRERK from the coding sequence TTGCCCGCCTGTGACACGCTGATCCGCAATGTACAAATCTTGGACGGAAGCGGCAATGAACCGCAAGCCGGCGCAGTCGCGATCGCGGATGGACGCATACAGGGCGTTGGCGATCTTAACGGTTATTCCGCCGCAGACACACTGGACGGTACTGGCCACGTGCTGGCCCCCGGCTTTATCGATGTCCACACCCACGACGATCTCTACGTAATTCGCGCGCCCGAGATGCTTCCCAAGCTCTCGCAGGGCGTCACCACCGTAATCGTTGGGAACTGTGGCATCAGCGCTGCGCCGGTGCGATTATCTCGCGGATTCCCTGATCCCATGAATTTGCTCGGGGAGGAAGACGCGTTTCGCTATCCCACGTTCGCTCAGTATGCATCAGCGATTACGGCGGCCAATCCGACGGTAAACGTCGCGGCGCTCGTCGGCCACACAGCGCTGCGGAACAACCACATGGATCGGCTGGACCGAGCGGCCACGGCGAGCGAAATCGCAGCCATGCAGGAGCAACTAAGTGAGGCTCTCGATCACGGTGCGATTGGCTTGAGCACAGGATTGGGATATCAGTCTGCGAACTCCGCTTCTGTTGAGGAAGTGCAGAGTCTGGCCGAGGTTTTGTCGGGTACGAGAGCGCTCTATACAACGCACCTGCGCAGCGAAACTGACCAGGTGCTCCCCGCGATGGACGAAGCTTTCCAGATTGGGCGCACCGCCGGTGTTCCTGTGATCGTTTCTCACCTGAAGTGCGCAGGCATCGACAACTGGGGACGCAGCGGCGAAGTGTTGCAGTCGCTCGAATCAATGCGAAAGCACCAGTCAGTCGGCTGCGACTGCTACCCCTACGCCGCCAGCTCGAGCACGCTCGATCTCAGACAAGTGGACGAGCGTGTGACCATCACCATCACCTGGTCGAAGCCGCATCCCGAGATCACGGGACGAAGTCTCGCTGAGATTGCCAAGAGCTGGGGAGTAACCCAACTTGAAGCGGCGCGGAGGCTTCAACCAGCGGGTGCGATCTACCACTCCATCTCCGAAGACGACATGCGCGCGATCCTGCGGCATCCCGGGACAATGATCGGCTCTGATGGATTGCCAAATGATCCTCTGCCCCACCCGCGTCTTTGGGGGACGTTTCCCCGGGTACTCGGCCCATATAGTCGCGAGCTGGGACTGTTCTCTTTGGGCGAAGCAGTCCGAAAAATGACGAGTCTCCCGGCTAAAACTTTGGGCTTGCGCAATCGGGGTTATATCCGCGATGGCTATTGGGCCGATTTGGTACTCTTCGACGCCGATGGAATCCGCGACACGGCTACC
- a CDS encoding amino acid deaminase: MNHTKDRVQYPSAAEELNLIHPLNKGLSAISGPLSSADIPKLGWNLLREDLSLPTAVLYEEKLQHNLKWMQSVASAYCAKLAPHGKTTMAPKLFARQIQAGAWGITLATAHQTLVAYSHGVRRVLMANELVGKQNLEIVSRLLEDDEFEYFCLVDSAAQVEMLGSFFKAHGQRLNVLLEVGAEDGRTGVRDQEQVQATTAALVRWKSQLRLCGVEVYEGVLSDEAAIRRLLEKTVEIARQLSSENRFDRRPVILTGAGSAWYDVVADIFAKADIGQEKELILRPGCYLTHDVGAYRAAQQRILKSSTVARNMGSNLEPALQIWGYVQSVPEAEKAIINFGRRDVAFDAGLPVPVLHFRPGSAEPVAPPESWKLTRIMDQHSFLHFAAGDDVRLGDMIAFDISHPCTTFDKWRYLPVLDSEYRVIDIVQTFF; the protein is encoded by the coding sequence ATGAATCATACAAAGGATCGCGTGCAATATCCATCGGCAGCAGAAGAGTTGAACCTGATTCACCCATTGAATAAGGGCCTTAGCGCGATTAGTGGGCCGTTGTCCTCGGCCGACATTCCCAAACTTGGATGGAACTTGCTGCGCGAAGACCTGAGTCTGCCCACAGCCGTCCTGTACGAAGAGAAGCTGCAACATAACTTGAAGTGGATGCAGTCGGTGGCGAGTGCCTATTGCGCGAAGCTGGCGCCGCACGGGAAAACGACCATGGCTCCGAAGCTGTTTGCGCGGCAAATACAAGCTGGGGCCTGGGGCATCACGCTGGCCACAGCTCACCAGACACTTGTAGCTTACTCGCACGGTGTGCGCCGCGTGCTCATGGCCAATGAGCTTGTGGGCAAACAGAATCTCGAGATCGTTAGCCGTCTGCTGGAAGACGATGAGTTCGAATACTTCTGTCTCGTCGATTCCGCGGCACAAGTTGAAATGCTAGGAAGTTTTTTCAAGGCGCATGGCCAGCGGTTGAATGTTCTGCTCGAAGTAGGGGCCGAGGATGGGCGAACTGGAGTTCGCGATCAGGAGCAGGTTCAGGCGACGACTGCTGCTCTCGTCAGATGGAAGAGCCAGCTTCGGCTGTGTGGCGTGGAAGTCTACGAAGGTGTTTTGAGCGACGAGGCTGCGATCCGGCGATTGCTCGAAAAAACAGTCGAGATTGCCCGTCAGCTTTCAAGCGAGAATCGCTTCGATCGTCGTCCCGTGATCCTCACCGGGGCAGGTTCGGCATGGTATGACGTGGTCGCAGACATATTCGCCAAAGCGGACATCGGACAGGAGAAGGAACTCATACTCCGACCGGGATGTTACCTGACGCACGATGTCGGGGCATACCGAGCGGCTCAGCAGCGGATTCTCAAGAGCAGTACCGTGGCCCGAAATATGGGATCGAATCTGGAACCAGCACTGCAGATATGGGGCTACGTGCAATCGGTTCCAGAAGCGGAAAAAGCCATCATCAATTTCGGGCGACGCGATGTCGCCTTCGATGCCGGTCTGCCAGTTCCCGTTCTCCATTTTCGTCCAGGCTCAGCCGAACCAGTCGCCCCTCCCGAAAGCTGGAAGTTGACTCGCATCATGGATCAGCATTCCTTTCTGCACTTCGCCGCCGGAGATGACGTTCGCCTTGGCGACATGATTGCTTTCGACATCTCGCATCCTTGCACGACATTCGATAAGTGGCGGTACCTGCCGGTGTTGGATTCGGAATATCGAGTGATCGATATTGTGCAGACGTTCTTTTGA